A window of Mucilaginibacter paludis DSM 18603 contains these coding sequences:
- a CDS encoding response regulator has product MPDSIPKRIIIFDDDEDILSICSYILEEQGWQVHTFTDCNDIINKVNGIKPDVILMDNWIPDIGGIQATQMLKKNDELKNIPVIYFSANNDIQTLAGNAGADTFLAKPFDIDELEKVIKRVMTPHS; this is encoded by the coding sequence ATGCCTGATTCTATACCTAAACGAATAATCATTTTTGACGACGACGAGGATATTCTTTCCATCTGTTCCTATATTTTGGAAGAGCAGGGCTGGCAGGTACATACCTTTACCGATTGTAATGATATCATTAACAAAGTTAATGGGATTAAACCCGACGTGATCCTGATGGACAATTGGATTCCTGATATCGGTGGTATACAAGCCACCCAAATGCTCAAAAAGAACGACGAGCTCAAAAATATCCCCGTAATTTATTTTTCGGCCAATAATGATATCCAAACCCTGGCAGGTAATGCTGGTGCAGATACCTTTTTAGCCAAACCCTTCGATATCGACGAGCTGGAAAAGGTAATTAAACGCGTAATGACACCGCACTCTTAG
- the recO gene encoding DNA repair protein RecO codes for MLHKTRGIVFKTTNYGESSVIVQVYTEKFGLQSYIVNGVKKPRAKISRNMLQPLYLLDMVVYHKATGNVQRIAELKNSPVLQSIPYDMIKTSIVLFLNEVLYKAVKHQDTDENLFNFIFHGIEWLEHQQEGLANFHLLFLLKLTRYMGFYPEVNQDINADFFDMKDGVFKRYKPDHALYLSPPHTQNFNKLLQYSFENMQQLKLSNDERRYLIAKLLEYYSMHIENFGHVHSHEILEEVLG; via the coding sequence ATGCTGCATAAAACCCGGGGCATTGTTTTTAAAACCACCAATTACGGCGAGAGCAGCGTAATTGTGCAGGTGTACACCGAAAAATTCGGATTGCAATCGTACATCGTAAACGGGGTAAAAAAGCCGCGTGCCAAAATTAGCCGTAATATGCTGCAGCCCCTGTATTTGCTGGATATGGTGGTTTATCATAAGGCCACCGGCAACGTACAGCGTATTGCCGAATTAAAAAACTCGCCGGTTTTACAAAGCATCCCTTATGATATGATTAAAACCTCGATTGTTTTGTTTTTGAACGAGGTGCTTTATAAGGCGGTAAAACACCAGGACACGGACGAAAACCTGTTCAACTTTATTTTTCATGGTATTGAGTGGCTGGAACACCAGCAGGAGGGCCTGGCCAACTTTCACCTGTTGTTTTTATTGAAGCTTACGCGATACATGGGCTTTTACCCGGAAGTGAACCAGGATATCAATGCCGATTTTTTTGATATGAAGGACGGCGTATTTAAACGCTACAAGCCCGACCATGCCCTGTACCTATCGCCGCCGCATACCCAAAACTTTAATAAACTATTGCAATATTCGTTTGAGAATATGCAGCAACTCAAGCTGAGCAACGACGAACGCCGTTACCTGATTGCCAAATTGCTGGAATACTATTCCATGCATATTGAAAACTTTGGGCACGTGCATTCACACGAAATACTGGAGGAGGTATTGGGATAG
- a CDS encoding diacylglycerol kinase family protein — MRRLIRGFGYAFKGMGYAFSTQLNIRIHIILTAVALILGLSLHVSTPDWLWLLLCIALVLSAELLNTAIETLTDLVSPGYHEKAGRVKDIAAAAVTVTAAFALVTGCIIFLPKIILLFK, encoded by the coding sequence ATGAGAAGATTAATAAGGGGTTTTGGCTATGCCTTTAAAGGCATGGGCTACGCATTTAGCACACAGTTAAACATCAGGATTCATATAATTTTAACGGCCGTAGCCTTAATTTTGGGCTTGAGCCTGCATGTATCAACGCCCGATTGGCTTTGGCTACTCCTTTGCATCGCCCTGGTACTTTCGGCCGAATTATTAAATACTGCCATCGAAACGCTAACCGACCTGGTTTCGCCGGGCTATCATGAAAAGGCCGGGCGCGTAAAAGATATTGCCGCTGCCGCCGTTACCGTTACAGCCGCCTTTGCCTTGGTAACAGGCTGCATTATTTTTTTACCCAAAATTATCCTGTTGTTTAAATAA
- a CDS encoding efflux RND transporter permease subunit produces the protein MIWKKLANLILKNRLTILSFVLALSVFMGFEASKVKLTYNAGKILPVTDSAYIRYTQFRKLFGEDATAMVLGIKSPNLFRQDFFNDWYRLGDHIRHIKGITGVVSLANVYKLQKDTAEHRFVLKPLITDTATSQQAVDSVKAQVYQMPFYKGLILSGDKQSSLMAVSFDTKILNTPRRDQVIAAILAAIKPFEARQHLTVHVSGQPYIRTVVSKLVSHEFVLFLGLSLGITAFILLIFFRSFYPVLFPVIVVIFGVVWSLGLLVLKGYNITLLTGIIPPLIVIIGIPNSIFLLNKYYHEFALTGDKMQALHTVIEKVGITTFIANVTTAIGFGVLCFTNSQILTEFGLIASVSIMLTFALTLILIPIIFSYLPAPGKSQSGIKDRRFMQVLLVKVDHFVHHQRKLIYTGVIVLLIISGYGVSKINVNSYIVDDLPKKSSTLTDLRFFESNFKGVLPLELSIDSRRKNGLMNLGMIHKVERLENMISAYPEFSRSISLTQVLKYSTQAFYGGDSTYYRLPNSMEQNFILSYAANSGKSNNMLRNYLDSTKQITRVSFQMVDVGSKKLNVIFDQLRPRIDSIFNPAKYHVELTGSSVIFVKGANYMVKNLYESLSLAIVLIALVMWILFRGIRMIAISILPNLIPLVITAGLMGYLGIALKPSTILIFSIAMGISSDQTIYFLTRYRNELRTTTKSISQIISDTIRETGISMIYIATILFFGFGVFAASTFGGTVALGILLSVTLLVAMICNLTLLPAFLLTAEKYIDKRKLRGPLPDTAAQDI, from the coding sequence ATGATCTGGAAAAAACTTGCCAACCTGATTCTCAAAAATCGTTTAACCATTCTATCTTTCGTATTGGCCTTGAGTGTGTTTATGGGCTTCGAGGCCAGTAAGGTTAAACTTACTTATAATGCCGGCAAAATACTTCCTGTTACCGATTCGGCTTACATCCGTTATACTCAATTCCGTAAATTATTTGGCGAGGATGCTACCGCGATGGTGCTCGGCATCAAATCGCCCAACCTTTTCCGCCAGGATTTTTTTAACGATTGGTACCGCCTTGGCGATCATATCCGCCACATTAAAGGCATTACCGGTGTGGTATCGTTAGCCAATGTTTATAAACTTCAAAAAGATACGGCCGAACATCGCTTTGTATTAAAACCACTGATTACCGATACTGCTACCTCGCAGCAAGCGGTTGATAGCGTTAAAGCCCAGGTGTACCAAATGCCTTTTTACAAGGGCCTGATTTTAAGCGGCGATAAGCAATCGTCGCTGATGGCGGTTTCCTTCGATACCAAAATATTAAATACCCCCAGGCGCGACCAGGTGATAGCCGCCATTTTAGCCGCCATAAAACCGTTTGAGGCCAGGCAACACCTTACCGTACATGTATCCGGCCAGCCTTATATCCGTACGGTGGTCAGCAAACTGGTATCGCATGAGTTTGTGTTGTTTTTAGGTTTGTCGTTAGGTATTACCGCCTTCATCCTGCTCATCTTCTTCCGGTCATTTTACCCGGTGCTTTTCCCGGTTATCGTGGTAATTTTCGGTGTTGTATGGAGCCTCGGGCTGCTGGTATTAAAAGGCTATAACATCACCCTGCTAACCGGTATTATTCCGCCGCTTATCGTTATCATCGGTATCCCTAACAGCATATTCCTGCTCAATAAATACTATCATGAGTTTGCCCTTACCGGGGATAAGATGCAAGCGCTGCATACCGTGATCGAAAAGGTAGGTATCACCACCTTTATTGCCAACGTAACTACAGCCATCGGCTTTGGGGTACTCTGCTTTACCAACAGCCAGATCTTAACCGAATTTGGTTTGATCGCCTCCGTTAGCATCATGCTCACCTTCGCACTAACGCTGATCCTGATCCCGATAATTTTTAGCTACCTGCCCGCTCCGGGTAAAAGCCAAAGCGGCATTAAGGACAGGCGTTTTATGCAGGTGCTGCTGGTTAAGGTTGACCATTTTGTGCATCATCAGCGCAAGCTTATTTACACGGGCGTTATAGTATTGCTGATCATCAGCGGTTACGGTGTGTCTAAAATAAACGTAAACAGTTATATTGTTGATGACCTGCCTAAAAAGAGCAGCACCCTAACCGACCTGCGCTTTTTTGAATCGAACTTTAAGGGCGTATTGCCTTTGGAGCTCAGTATAGATTCGCGCCGGAAGAACGGGTTAATGAACCTCGGCATGATCCACAAGGTAGAGCGGCTTGAAAACATGATCTCAGCCTACCCGGAGTTTAGCCGGTCGATCTCCTTAACCCAGGTATTAAAATACTCTACCCAGGCCTTTTACGGTGGCGACAGCACTTATTACCGCCTGCCTAACAGCATGGAACAAAATTTTATTTTAAGCTACGCCGCCAACTCGGGCAAAAGCAATAACATGCTGCGCAACTATTTAGATAGCACCAAACAAATTACCAGGGTAAGTTTCCAGATGGTTGATGTGGGCTCCAAAAAGCTCAACGTGATATTCGATCAGTTACGACCACGCATTGATTCTATTTTTAACCCCGCCAAATACCACGTGGAGTTAACAGGCTCGAGCGTGATATTTGTAAAAGGCGCCAACTATATGGTTAAAAACCTTTACGAAAGTTTAAGCCTGGCCATTGTGCTCATCGCGCTGGTGATGTGGATCTTGTTCCGGGGTATCCGGATGATTGCCATATCGATATTACCCAACCTGATTCCGCTGGTCATAACCGCCGGGCTGATGGGTTATTTGGGCATCGCACTGAAACCATCTACCATCCTGATCTTCAGCATAGCGATGGGTATCTCGTCCGACCAAACCATTTACTTTTTAACCCGGTACCGCAACGAGCTGCGTACCACAACCAAAAGCATCTCGCAAATTATATCAGATACCATCCGCGAAACCGGCATCAGCATGATCTATATCGCCACCATCCTGTTTTTTGGTTTCGGCGTTTTCGCAGCCTCTACCTTCGGGGGCACGGTTGCGCTGGGCATCCTGTTATCTGTAACTTTACTTGTCGCGATGATCTGTAACTTAACCCTGCTCCCTGCGTTTTTGCTTACTGCCGAAAAATATATCGATAAAAGGAAATTAAGAGGACCGTTACCGGATACCGCTGCACAGGATATTTAG
- a CDS encoding YceI family protein, giving the protein MFYKKVLPAYLLLLFLTKLVGLGQLNPPAETTRWMVTESSSLSVNGSTNINTFTCDIPNYNQTDTLIVYKGKCVKGVVLSGSINLNIQSFDCHNSIMTHDLRKTLNDKQFPQLHISFLTLNKLPQISTQPEMITGMVDIELAGTRKRMEVNYQISEDAKKTIHLLGSRDINFSDFNLTPPRKLGGMIKTDDKLKVAFHLKMRAMN; this is encoded by the coding sequence ATGTTTTATAAAAAGGTTTTACCGGCCTATTTATTGTTGCTTTTTTTGACTAAACTGGTTGGGCTTGGGCAATTAAACCCACCAGCCGAAACAACCCGCTGGATGGTAACCGAAAGCAGTAGCCTGAGCGTGAACGGCAGTACCAACATCAACACATTTACGTGCGATATTCCCAATTATAACCAAACAGATACTTTAATAGTATATAAGGGCAAATGCGTAAAAGGTGTTGTTTTATCCGGAAGCATTAACCTGAACATCCAAAGTTTTGATTGCCATAACAGCATCATGACACATGACCTGCGGAAGACCTTGAACGACAAACAATTTCCGCAGTTGCACATCAGCTTTTTAACGCTCAACAAACTCCCCCAGATAAGTACCCAGCCCGAAATGATAACCGGGATGGTGGATATTGAGCTTGCCGGTACCCGCAAGCGCATGGAGGTAAACTACCAGATATCCGAAGATGCCAAAAAAACCATCCATTTATTAGGCTCACGCGATATCAATTTCTCCGACTTTAACCTCACCCCACCCCGAAAATTAGGCGGAATGATTAAAACTGACGATAAACTTAAGGTTGCTTTTCATTTAAAAATGAGGGCGATGAATTGA
- a CDS encoding YceI family protein has translation MKTKLFNRTIKAIPAIIASIIFLATPQLKAQTIYRLSPGKDVAIKVLGSSNVHDWTMTSTKMESQGDFKFDGEQLQGLSGLSFSVDAKSLKSEHSGMDDRTYKAIKADQYPKITYKLSSAVISTIQKNKYLIKTKGELTITGVPQLISMDVTAVVNPDNSITCTGAEKIKLTDFKIQPPSFMLGAMKVANDLTIQYTLNYKK, from the coding sequence ATGAAAACGAAATTATTTAACAGAACAATCAAGGCTATTCCGGCCATTATAGCTTCTATTATTTTTTTGGCTACACCGCAGTTAAAAGCGCAAACTATTTATAGATTATCGCCAGGTAAAGATGTGGCAATTAAAGTATTAGGATCATCCAATGTACACGACTGGACCATGACGTCGACAAAAATGGAAAGTCAGGGCGATTTTAAATTTGATGGCGAGCAACTGCAAGGTCTTAGCGGACTAAGCTTCTCGGTAGACGCCAAGAGCCTAAAGAGCGAGCACAGCGGCATGGATGACCGTACTTACAAAGCTATTAAAGCCGATCAATATCCTAAAATTACTTACAAACTTAGCTCGGCTGTAATATCTACCATTCAAAAAAATAAATACCTCATTAAAACTAAAGGCGAGCTAACCATAACAGGGGTACCTCAATTAATATCAATGGATGTAACCGCTGTAGTTAACCCCGATAACAGCATCACCTGTACCGGAGCTGAAAAAATAAAGCTGACAGACTTTAAAATTCAACCTCCAAGCTTTATGCTGGGTGCCATGAAGGTAGCTAACGATTTAACTATACAATATACCCTTAATTATAAAAAATAA
- a CDS encoding universal stress protein gives MKTILVLTDLSKKAENASLYALKLAENLRANIILYHCFKVFRSVVLPETGMWPMDGYEDIKNESLVELKKLGDRLAKHHQHGNFKPMIQICNDMGDLGSNVHQLAEEKNIDLIVMGAKSDDIVSHILYGSETNAVLEEVKCPILFIPDQCSFINLKTIVFSVDLKKYYPKAVGFLIDIARIHQSQIITLHIGTNSDINPSQFVNMIQNVFEYTHVASKQIPGEDVGEKLEEFLLLAHPDLTVMVHHQRSIFGEFIPGSNSKKMLYRHKTPLLILRD, from the coding sequence ATGAAAACTATACTTGTATTAACAGACCTTTCAAAAAAAGCGGAAAACGCTTCGTTATATGCTTTAAAGCTCGCCGAAAATTTACGTGCCAACATAATCCTTTACCATTGTTTTAAGGTATTCAGGTCTGTAGTACTGCCCGAAACAGGCATGTGGCCGATGGATGGTTATGAGGATATTAAAAATGAAAGCCTGGTAGAGTTAAAGAAATTGGGCGACAGGCTCGCAAAACATCATCAGCACGGTAACTTTAAGCCAATGATCCAGATTTGCAATGACATGGGCGACCTGGGAAGTAATGTCCATCAGCTTGCTGAAGAAAAAAATATCGACTTGATTGTGATGGGCGCCAAAAGCGATGATATTGTATCGCATATACTATATGGGAGCGAAACCAATGCGGTACTCGAAGAAGTAAAGTGCCCCATTCTGTTCATCCCCGACCAATGCAGTTTTATTAATTTAAAAACAATTGTATTTTCTGTTGATCTCAAAAAATACTATCCTAAAGCGGTGGGCTTTTTAATTGATATCGCCAGGATCCATCAATCGCAAATTATAACCTTACATATAGGTACCAATAGTGATATCAATCCCAGCCAGTTTGTAAATATGATCCAGAATGTATTTGAATATACTCATGTTGCCTCGAAACAAATCCCCGGAGAAGATGTGGGCGAAAAGCTGGAAGAGTTTCTGTTACTGGCCCACCCGGATCTGACTGTCATGGTCCACCACCAGCGCTCAATATTCGGCGAATTTATTCCTGGTAGCAACAGTAAGAAAATGTTATACCGCCACAAAACTCCGTTATTAATTCTGCGCGACTAA
- a CDS encoding universal stress protein, with protein sequence MKTILVLTDFTIRAEHAARYALKLAQKIKADLLLCNIFQVPSNEPMAAQASWPLENYDTLEEDSMNDLSELASRLRKQLSTHVAEGQFKPVIGYCTRSGDIGDTVNEIASTRHVLMVVVSMHGANGLSSFLLGNHASEIIEEAHCPVLVVPYQVPFTGLRKIAFATDLNQNGMDVLNCLAGLAKYSDSEILITHVTDSKQTEQVDRPALKYFFQQVSSKIKYPKMYYQAIENKSVTRGLGWLTQNTDIDLLVMVHRKRNFFQKMYDGSVTQKMADHLVKPMLVFPSSKIEETLPVF encoded by the coding sequence ATGAAAACGATATTAGTATTAACAGATTTTACCATCAGGGCCGAGCATGCTGCCCGGTACGCCTTAAAACTTGCTCAAAAAATTAAAGCGGACTTACTGCTATGCAATATATTCCAGGTTCCATCAAACGAGCCCATGGCCGCCCAGGCATCATGGCCACTTGAAAACTATGATACGCTGGAAGAGGATAGTATGAATGATTTAAGCGAACTGGCCAGCCGCCTGAGAAAACAACTGAGCACCCATGTAGCTGAGGGGCAGTTTAAACCAGTAATTGGCTACTGCACCCGGTCTGGCGATATTGGCGATACCGTTAACGAGATTGCCAGCACGCGGCATGTATTAATGGTTGTTGTAAGCATGCATGGCGCCAATGGTTTAAGTTCGTTTTTGTTAGGCAATCATGCCAGCGAAATTATTGAGGAGGCGCACTGTCCGGTATTGGTGGTACCGTACCAGGTTCCGTTTACGGGCTTACGAAAAATAGCTTTCGCTACTGATTTGAATCAAAACGGCATGGATGTGTTGAACTGCCTGGCTGGCCTGGCTAAATACTCGGACTCAGAAATTTTAATTACCCACGTAACCGATAGTAAGCAAACTGAGCAGGTAGACCGCCCGGCTTTAAAATACTTTTTTCAGCAGGTATCATCAAAAATAAAATATCCAAAAATGTACTACCAGGCTATCGAAAATAAAAGCGTTACACGTGGTCTGGGCTGGCTAACGCAAAATACCGATATCGACCTGCTGGTGATGGTTCATCGTAAACGAAACTTTTTCCAAAAAATGTACGATGGCAGCGTTACCCAAAAAATGGCCGATCACCTGGTTAAGCCTATGTTGGTTTTCCCATCGTCTAAAATAGAAGAAACCTTACCTGTATTTTAA
- a CDS encoding helix-turn-helix domain-containing protein translates to MSKHTFEEKLDVVSQVRKGKPILRISRERHIREGMILEWVRKYDLYGESGLLKQPNVKPTPDFKEEVVRLVIEKKVPLNQVVLEYRLSKTALERWVRSVRVEGYAVLYQQKNPGRPPKCMGRSKKLEPETEVEKLQAENSRLRAENALLKKSRP, encoded by the coding sequence ATGTCAAAGCACACATTTGAAGAGAAACTTGATGTAGTTTCTCAAGTAAGAAAGGGAAAGCCGATTCTACGGATATCCCGCGAACGCCATATCCGTGAAGGCATGATATTGGAATGGGTTCGGAAATATGATCTTTATGGCGAAAGTGGGCTGCTCAAACAACCTAACGTCAAGCCCACGCCTGATTTCAAAGAAGAAGTTGTAAGGCTTGTCATAGAAAAAAAAGTACCTTTAAATCAGGTTGTTCTGGAATATAGATTAAGCAAGACTGCTTTAGAGCGCTGGGTAAGATCAGTACGGGTTGAGGGATATGCAGTACTATACCAGCAAAAGAATCCTGGACGACCACCTAAATGCATGGGAAGATCAAAGAAGCTTGAACCTGAAACAGAAGTAGAGAAGCTCCAGGCGGAAAATAGCCGTTTGCGGGCGGAGAACGCACTATTAAAAAAGTCACGGCCTTAG
- a CDS encoding SWIM zinc finger family protein has product MELTEDQIFALAPDEASKKAGRDLAVPSKWVSKAFNDTALWGECQGSGSKPYQTQVDLGEIAFKCSCPSRKFPCKHGLGLLLLRARQPGLFTDSAMPPWVSDWISKRSEKEVKKVEKAEKPVDENAQAKRQQAREQKVGAGIAELLVWIKDIVRNGILTLPEKGAPYWDNMARRMVDAQATGLAAMVRNLGATNFWNEGWQSSFMDNLLQLYLVAGAYQHLESINPLLQQDIRSAIGFSLNQDELKQQDGVNDTWLVLGKESRQEQQLTIEQNWLYGIKTNSYALILQFTVGGQVNHLVLTPGTYLHAELSFFPSALPYRAIIKDHSMAHPALSGDSPGFNNWQEVALHEAQLNSRLPFRNEMPFIMASLKPVQYQKQWWLQDQDGYLCKIATDFKQIWKLMAMSGGEPLSMTVIGKENNYRPLGVWYQSTYTTI; this is encoded by the coding sequence TTGGAACTTACAGAAGACCAGATATTCGCCCTCGCGCCTGATGAAGCCTCGAAAAAAGCAGGGCGCGATTTAGCCGTGCCTTCCAAATGGGTAAGCAAAGCATTTAACGATACGGCCCTTTGGGGCGAATGCCAGGGTAGCGGCAGCAAGCCCTATCAAACCCAGGTTGATCTGGGCGAAATTGCTTTCAAATGCTCTTGCCCCAGCCGTAAGTTTCCGTGTAAGCATGGTTTAGGCTTATTGTTACTACGCGCCCGCCAACCCGGCTTGTTTACTGACTCCGCTATGCCTCCATGGGTGAGTGATTGGATCAGTAAACGGTCGGAAAAAGAAGTAAAAAAAGTAGAAAAGGCGGAGAAGCCCGTTGATGAAAATGCTCAGGCCAAACGGCAACAGGCACGTGAACAAAAAGTGGGCGCGGGCATTGCCGAATTACTGGTTTGGATAAAAGATATTGTACGAAACGGAATTTTAACCCTGCCCGAAAAGGGAGCACCCTATTGGGATAACATGGCACGCCGCATGGTTGACGCGCAAGCCACCGGGCTGGCAGCTATGGTGAGAAACCTCGGAGCAACCAATTTTTGGAACGAGGGCTGGCAAAGCAGCTTTATGGATAATTTATTGCAACTATACCTGGTGGCCGGGGCTTATCAGCACCTTGAGTCCATCAACCCCTTATTACAACAGGACATCCGCTCGGCTATAGGCTTCAGCCTCAACCAGGACGAACTTAAACAACAGGACGGCGTTAACGATACCTGGTTGGTATTGGGTAAAGAAAGCCGGCAGGAGCAGCAGCTCACTATTGAGCAAAATTGGTTGTATGGTATAAAAACTAATAGTTACGCTTTGATATTGCAATTTACGGTGGGTGGGCAGGTTAATCACCTGGTGCTTACACCGGGTACATATCTTCATGCCGAGCTATCGTTCTTTCCATCGGCGCTGCCTTACCGGGCCATCATTAAAGACCATAGCATGGCACACCCCGCCCTCAGCGGCGATAGTCCCGGTTTCAACAATTGGCAGGAGGTGGCCCTTCACGAAGCTCAACTCAATAGCCGCCTGCCCTTTAGAAACGAAATGCCTTTTATTATGGCATCTTTAAAACCTGTACAATATCAAAAACAGTGGTGGCTGCAAGATCAGGACGGCTATCTATGCAAAATAGCGACCGATTTTAAACAGATATGGAAGCTGATGGCCATGAGCGGCGGCGAACCCTTAAGCATGACGGTGATAGGCAAAGAGAACAACTATCGCCCACTTGGCGTTTGGTATCAAAGTACTTATACAACAATTTAA
- a CDS encoding DUF5691 domain-containing protein — protein MKAWEHIINTAMLGTDKPFPGVADLPEDVAVIAGAIDTNEDLDKELKFLQKAAVIYNYRQCGFVAMQKNDLPLNAAGPETKPYCSGMAASVLNNILEEDNISLLEFWLTQCSKSNQLFLPDVLPSLLDKAQKQTALQPLVIACGGNRGEWLGRLNPAWNYFTVLPDEELWQTGRPEDRAKALTNTRRAAPDRAREWLQQTWPQENAASKAELLKILKINSSAADLPWLESLLNEKAQKVKDEVMALLKQIPGSSIVRQYEELLSQSVILKREKALLGMMTKISIQLKLPAKVDESIFKSGIQKLTGIKSTMTDEEYIIYQLISAIPPVFWEQQFEMGPEQVVQHFAKYAPSMVGALGMAVSLFKAESWMRYFLQLDGFYVDFINYLDPPEQEKYLLRLMNSEAKDAIHYALLCNQEWGLTFTAKAVQYMANYPYQYNRTFFNQHIGLIPIAIISQVEKIEPTDANIRQTWEKSKHHLIKLLTLKQQTLRAFNA, from the coding sequence ATGAAAGCCTGGGAACACATCATTAATACGGCTATGCTTGGTACAGATAAGCCTTTTCCTGGCGTTGCCGATCTGCCGGAAGATGTAGCGGTAATTGCAGGCGCTATTGACACCAACGAGGACCTGGATAAAGAATTGAAGTTTTTGCAAAAGGCTGCCGTAATATATAACTACAGGCAATGCGGCTTTGTTGCCATGCAGAAGAACGACCTGCCCCTAAATGCCGCCGGGCCAGAAACAAAACCCTATTGCTCCGGCATGGCGGCCAGCGTTTTAAACAACATACTGGAAGAAGATAATATCAGCTTGTTAGAATTTTGGTTAACGCAATGCAGCAAAAGCAATCAGCTGTTTTTGCCCGATGTATTACCAAGCCTACTGGATAAAGCCCAAAAGCAAACAGCATTGCAACCGTTGGTAATAGCCTGCGGCGGCAACCGTGGCGAATGGTTAGGCCGCTTAAACCCCGCCTGGAATTATTTTACCGTTTTACCTGATGAAGAACTATGGCAAACCGGCCGGCCCGAAGATAGGGCAAAAGCCCTAACCAATACAAGGCGAGCCGCCCCTGACCGGGCAAGGGAATGGCTACAGCAAACCTGGCCGCAAGAGAATGCCGCCAGCAAGGCAGAACTGCTCAAGATATTAAAAATAAACAGCAGCGCTGCAGATCTGCCCTGGCTGGAAAGCTTACTTAACGAGAAAGCGCAGAAAGTAAAGGATGAGGTGATGGCTTTGCTCAAACAGATTCCCGGCTCATCCATTGTAAGGCAATACGAAGAGTTGCTGAGCCAATCCGTGATTCTGAAAAGGGAGAAAGCTTTATTGGGGATGATGACAAAAATTTCTATCCAATTAAAACTACCGGCCAAGGTAGATGAAAGCATCTTTAAATCGGGCATACAAAAGCTAACAGGTATAAAAAGTACCATGACTGATGAGGAATACATCATATACCAGTTGATTAGCGCTATTCCACCTGTTTTTTGGGAGCAACAATTCGAGATGGGCCCTGAGCAGGTAGTTCAACATTTTGCAAAGTATGCCCCATCCATGGTAGGAGCCTTGGGCATGGCAGTGTCTCTTTTTAAGGCTGAAAGCTGGATGCGGTACTTTTTGCAGCTCGATGGTTTTTATGTTGATTTTATCAACTATCTTGATCCGCCTGAACAAGAAAAATACCTGTTACGCTTAATGAATTCCGAGGCCAAAGATGCTATACACTACGCACTACTTTGTAACCAGGAGTGGGGTTTAACATTCACAGCTAAGGCAGTTCAGTATATGGCTAATTACCCATATCAATATAACCGGACATTTTTTAACCAGCATATCGGTTTAATACCGATAGCGATCATCAGTCAGGTTGAAAAGATTGAACCTACGGATGCCAATATCCGGCAGACCTGGGAAAAGAGCAAACATCATTTAATTAAATTACTCACCTTAAAGCAACAAACGCTTCGGGCCTTTAACGCGTAA